The DNA segment AAAAAACCGCCGACTCACACTTTGGTTTAGTACTAACCCCCGAAGCACTATACCCCGCTGATACATTTATTAACCAAGCACTAGTGCAGCAACTTAGCGGCAATAACCCTGCCGCCTGCCAACCCGGCCAAGTACCCTGCGCATTTAACCTAGACCAGCTCAGCCAACGGCTGGAAGAAGTGGGGGGAAATATCAGCATAGATCACCAATGCAATGATCAGGTACTGCTCTATAGCAGCTATGGCCGTGGTTATAAATCAGGGGGCTTTGACACCCGTGCGCTGGCGGCTTTCGCCGGTACCGCGGATAAGCCCGTAGAGCCCGAGTATTTAGACGCACTTGAATTGGGTTTTAAAACTCGCTCCAATGATAGGCAACTAAGCATTAATGGCGCCCTATTTTATTACCAATGGCAAGACCTACAAACCTTTGATGTAGTCAATGGCGCACCCGGTTTTGTCAACATACCGCAAAGCGACATCTACGGCTTAGAGCTAGAAACCACCTGGCAAGCACCGGCGCAGTGGTTACTACAAGGCTCGGTAGGCTGGCTACACAGCGAAATAAAAGACAGCGGCGACTTAAGTAATATAGATGAAGGTCATGAATTACAAAACACCCCTGAATTCAGCTTTAGCGGTGCCGTTAGTAAAAGCCTAAACAGCCAACAAGGCATATGGTTTTTCAAAGCCGACGCCCGCTATGTCAGTAGCCAAATAGATAGCCTACGGTTTAGCGACGATGCTTTTTCAAAAAGAGAGCGGCAATGGTATGTTAATGCCGCCACCAGCTTTAGCCCCCACCACACCGGATTAACCTTGACACTATGGGCCGACAACCTAACCGAAGAAAAAACCTGCCTACAAAAAAGTAGCCTAGACAACCCGCTGACAACATCTGCCACCGACTTAAGCTCTACACTTACTTGCGGCCCCAGCTTAGGGCAGCGCCTAGTTGGGCTAAGTATTAACTACCAACATTAATTAGCAGCTTTTTATGACAGAAGACCACACCATCACCACGCTTAATAAAAGCAACATCATTATAGGCACCGCCCTAGGATGGGCGGGCATACATATAATCACAATGATTGTTCGCTCTTTAAAAATAGGCACTACTCAGATTTTCACCATTAGCCCTATTACTGTTTTGGTATGCCTACTGCTATGCTATGCACTTAAAAATGGGCTGTCTGAAAAATGGGCAGCCACGCTACTGCTAATCAATATTTCCATACCGCTACTGATATTTTCTTACCACTCTGGCGGATTTAAAGGCCCCGTTATTTATTTAATGAGCATACTGCCCTTAATGGCTTTTTTGTTAATTGACAAAAAAACAGGCTGGTTATTTTGCGGCCTAACGATAAGCTGTTTTGCTTTTTTTGCTTATTTAAACTTTACAGGCTACCCCTTGCCTGACCCCAAAATACAGGGGAACGCCCTCCATGTAGCCAGAGCATTTTCTATATCTTTTCTGGTGTTTTTAATCAGCTGGATAGGCTGGTTATATCAAAATACTTACCAGCAGTTTATTCAATCTATAGCAAACAAAAATAGCGAACTTATCAAAAAAGACGAATACAAATCGCACTTTATTTCACATATGTCGCATGAATTTAGAACACCCCTCACTGCTATTTTAGGATTTTCTAAGCAGTTACTAAAAATAAAAAAAGACCAAACCAATGACCGAGAAATAGAAGCACTGAAGGCCATACACCGAGGCGGTAAAAACTTGCTTAACATGGTTAATAACACCCTGGACATGGCACAAATAGAATCTGGTAATTTAAGCTGCATCAAGTCATCACAGAATATCGCCAAACTCGTCAATAATGCTATTACCGACATTAATATACTCGCGGAAAACAAGCAGCTATCTATTAGCATAGGTAACCACTTACAATCTGACACATGGGTCAATGCCGATGCCATGAAAATAAAACAAGCCTTCAATAACATACTTGCTAACGCCATTAAATACACCCAGCAAGGAGGCATAGATATCACCCTTAGTCTTTACAGCCTAGGTGATAATGATTATGTTGCTATAGCTATAGCCGACACAGGGGTGGGCATAGAGGCTGATGAAATTGATGATTTATTTAGCCGTTTTGTGCGCTTAAAAAAACATGCTGGCAGCAGCATTGACGGCTCTGGCCTAGGGCTAAGTATTGCCAATGAATTAGTTCAGCTACATGACGGCCATATAGAAATAACCAGCACAGTCAATAAAGGCAGCTGCTTTAGCATCTATTTACCCGTAATAACCAACAGCACGGAGCAAGCATGTTAAACATATTGTTGGTAGAGGATAATAAGGAAAACCAACTACTCATCTCATGGATAATTGAAGATGCCGGCTACTCGCTGGATATAGCCGATGACGCCGAAACAGGTTTAGCCTATATGGCGAACAAACATTATGATCTGGTATTAATGGATATTTCTTTACCAGGCATGAACGGTAAAGACGCGGTAAAAATAATTCGCAAAACACCTGCGTATAACGCCATACCGGTAATTGCCATCACCGCTCATACCTTGCAAAATGAACTCGATGAAATTAACCAATGCGGATTTTCAGCCGTTCAACATAAACCTGTAGATGAAGAGTTACTATTAAGTACCATTCAAGAGTTCACTCAAGCAAAATAACAAGCCCTATAAACATTTAATAACCCTCAGGATACATCATGGCAGCTGCCAGCCTACTCACCCTATTAGACGACATAGCCACACTGTTAGACGATATCGCCTTAATGACAAAAGTGGCTACCCAAAAAACGGCGGGGGTATTAGGGGATGACCTAGCAGTAAATGCCGAGCAGCTTAGCGGTATGCGTGCCAGCCGTGAACTGCCTGTGGTGTGGGCGGTAGCGAAAGGCTCCTTAAAAAACAAATGCATACTAGTGCCTGCCGCCCTATTGGTTAGTGCCGTGGCCGCTTGGTTGATTACCCCCATATTAATGTTGGGCGGCGCTTATCTATGCTACGAAGGCTTTGAGAAAATTTGCCACGGCCTACAGCGTAAAAAGCATAAGCTCGCACAAGCACAGGCAGCGAACGCACGCCTGAATAAAGCAGAAATGCTCAATTATGAACAAGATAAAATAAAAGGGGCGATACGCACCGACCTCGTACTCTCTGCCGAAATAATTGTGATTGCCTTAGGCACAGTACAAGATGCCGGTTTAGCGATGCAAGCTGTGATTATTAGTACCGTAGCCATAGCCATAACCCTAGGCGTATACGGCTTAGTTGCGATAATCGTCAAATTAGATGATGCCGGCTTTTATTTACTACAGCAGCAACCACGCTTGAAATACTTAGGGCATTTTTTAGTTAAGTTATCGCCGCTATTAATGCGCATCTTAACCATAGTCGGTACTGCCGCTATGTTTTTAGTGGGTGGCAGTATTATTATGCACGGCCTACCGGCGCTAGAGCATGGCCTACAGGCTATTAACAGCGGGCTAAGTGATTTTTTATGGCCAGTACTGGCCACAGCTTTGGTAAACTTATTAGTAGGCCTGGTGGTGGGCGCAATAACCGTCACGCTGTTCGTGGCAGCTCAAAAAATCAGAGGCCCTGGCGAGAACAAGGGTGCAGCTTAAGGCTACTTGCCCTTAGTACCCTAAAGCCGCTTTAATCATTTCTAGGTGGTTGCGTAGCCAGCGTTGGTTAATCGGCCCCCAGTCAGTAATCTGGTAATGGCCACTTTTATTAGCACCAACAAATTCACAATGTATGTCTATCTCGGCCAAAGCCGCCACAGTATCTTGTGCCGTGCGCCTAGGCATACCGCTGTGGGCGGTAATGGCAGGTATAGTGGCAACACCACTTTCTATAAGATGCGCGATATACAAACGGCGATAAAAACTGGTTTTAGTTTTACTGTATGTCATTCCCTAGCCTTATGACCTAAACTTGCTGTATGCGCTAATAACAGCCTACGCAATTTTATGGTTAAACATTCACAAACTGCTATGCTGTAGCAATATGCACACAATAAAAAATATAACCCTAAGGAATAGCCATGCTTTATTCACCAGAGATTATTGCCGAGCTTAATATTTTAGCCCAGTTTAATCTGCACTCTAATCAAGAGGGTATTAAAGTGCATTCATCAGCAGGGCCTGACGCTATAGCCGCTACCCAGCGACTATTTACTAAAGGCTTAATCACCCAAGACGATGGCGGTTATTTAACCAGCCTAGGGCTTACTGCCTGCGAACACACACAAAATTTATTACAAATTTTAAAACCAAGCTAAGCTCGCGGCAGCTTATTTTTCTGCCGATTCTTTATTAAAACGCTGCTGCCAAAAATCGGCGTTTTTTATGCCTAGGGCTTTAGGATTAAAGCTGTATTTTTTGACTTTTGCTTTTTGCTGGCACTCGTAATCTTTTAAAGCTTTCATGGCAGGTTTGGCGATAAAGAAAATAATTATAATCCCCGTTATATTCAACCAAGCCATTAAGCCCACACCCACATCACCTAAAGCCCAAGCCAGATTAGCAGTTTTGACCGTTCCGTAAAGAGTCGAGGCTATCACCACCAGTTTTAGCAACAGCTTTAAACCCTTGAGTTTTACGTGACGCTGTAAATAGCTGACATTGGTTTCGGCTATATAGTAATAAGCCAAAATCGTGGTGAAGGAGAAGAAAAACAAAGCCATGGCAACAAAGGGATTACCTACCCCAGGGAGCACACTCTCTACTGCAGCCTGAGTGTAGGCTGGGCTATTTGCCGCGATGTCGGCGGCTATATTGCTGACTAGGAAAGTGTCACCCGGGCCGTGCACATTGTAGGCGCCGGTAATTAAAATCATAAAAGCGGTGGCCGAGCAAACAAACAAGGTATCTATATACACAGCAAAGGCCTGCACCAAGCCCTGCTGTGCCGGGTGCCGCACTTCGGCGGCAGCCCCAGCATGTGGCCCCATACCTTGTCCGGCTTCGTTAGAATACACGCCACGTTTAACCCCCCAGCCTATAGCCGCACCTACACCCGCCATAGGGGTAAAGGCATCGCTCATTATCATGCTGAAAATAGCAGGTAGCTGCTCAATATTTAAGGCAATAATCGTGCAGGCTAATATGATGTAACTGAGCGCCATAAAGGGCACCACAAACTGGGTGAAGTGGGCGATACGCTTAACGCCACCAAAAATAATAAAACCCAGCATAAATACGATTAACACACCGGTTAAGCTTTTCGCCACACTCAACTCGCCCAGCACGCTATTAAAGGTTTGTCCGGCACCAAAGGCTATATCCACGGCATTGCCTATGCTATTGGATTGCACGCCGGGCATTAAAATACCGCAGGCAATAATAGTCACTATGGCAAACAACCAAGCATACCAAGTTTGGCCCGTGGCCTTTTCTATATAGTAAGCGGGGCCGCCTCGGTACTGGCCTTCAAACTCTTCCTTGTAAATTTGCCCTAGGGTGCATTCTATATAAGAGGTGGCCGCTCCTAAGAAGGCTACCATCCACATCCAAAATACAGCACCGGGGCCACCAAAGCCTATGGCGGCGGCCACGCCAGCGATATTGCCTGTGCCTACTCGCCCTGATAAGGAAACCGTTAGAGCCTGAAAAGACGAGATACCCTTGGCGGAGCTATGGCCGGTAACCAATAAGCGCGCCATTTCGGCAAGCTGCCTGACCTGCACAAAGCGTGTCGTAATCGAGAAAAATAAACCTGCACCCAGGCAGAGATAAATCAGTGCGGGGCTCCAGATAACGGCATTCAGCCCATCAACAAAGTCTTGCATACGGATTCCAATCGTGTCGTTGTTATTATTGTTAGCCATGTCACGCAGCTCTAGGCAAACGCTACACAGCCGAGGCAATGAAGTAAAGTCTGGAATAGCAAAGTATCTATCGATTACGACTGCCAAGCCGCCAGTTTAGCTGAGTTTTACTCTACCGCCATACGACAGTGCTTTAGGGCCTGTACAATGTATTTTTCAATACTGGATACCGATACCTTTTTAGCCTCAGCAATTTCACTGTAGCTATAGCCTTTAATACGCTGCCACAACAACGCTTGACTGCAATTAATGGGTAAGCTACTCAATGCCTGCTGCAACGCTTGCAGCTGCTTTTCTGCTGCTAGTATGCGCTCTGGTGCGCAATAGTCAGTAAGTTCCGAGCTATCAACGGCCGCCAGCTTATCGTATTCACCATTAATAAAATTGCGGTGTAGCCTTTTCTTTCTAAGCTGATCTACCAACAAATTGCTTGCCGTTTGATACAAATAAGCGCTGGGGGTATTAAGCTCACCCCTGTCTAATAGCGGCTTAACCCGCATAAACGCTGCCTGGCTGATATCTTCAGCATCTTCTCTGTTTTGACCTTTAGCCATTAAAAAGCCTATAAGCTTATCGCGCTGCGCACGGTATAAATCACAAAAATCTATACGCCTATGGGCTGAATTAAGCTGATAAACCACCGCTAGGGCGATGGCGGGTTGGTCGTTATTACTTGGGGTGGGATTCGCTTCCTGCGGCATGCACTGCTTCTGATTCGCTACTGCCATGGATAGACCTATTATTGTTTTTTTAGTTAGGGCTTACATACACAGCAAATTCTACGACTACCTCTTGCCAGTATGAATGCACAATCTGTTAGATTTTAAAGTGAGTACCTAGCAAATTGTTTAGCTAATTAGCAATTTGATAAGATCTTGATAAAGCTCTGCCATAACGAAATTTCGTCTAATTATTAGCCTTTATTCCCCTACGCCGGCATGTCATTATTGGCCGTGCAAATAACAATAATAACGTCATAAAAGAGGCCAAAATGCCCGCTAGCCACCATGAAAACGCCTTACAACTACTAGGCAATCAGCAATATGCCGAGGCCGAACAGCTATTGCGTAAGCACCTACAGCTCAACCGCGACGACCACATAGCCCTCACTCTTCTGGGCCACAGCCTAATTAGGCAGCAGCGCATAGAGGGTGCAATTGCCGTGTTTAAGCAGGTGTGCGAACTCAAGCCCCAGCTGGCCGATGCCCACGGTAATTTGGGCTTAGCCCTGCAACAGCTGCAACATTTTGACGAGGCCATAACCGCGCTAAAAAAAGCGGTGGCTCTGGATGACAATTACCACGAAGCGTGGAATACCTTGGGTAATATTCTGATGCACCAGGGCCAGCAACAAGCAGGCTCCGCCGCCCTCATACGCGCCGAGCAATGCGACCCCTTTGCCCCACAAATAGCCAAGATTGGCCAAGCTATGAGCGCCAAGGACTACCCCCTAGCCGAGCGCGGCTGCCGTGAGATATTACAACGCCACGGCCACCACCCCGGCGCCATAAGCATTTTGGCGCAGCTGGCCACGCAGCAAAAACAATGGCTGGCGGCCGAGCAAATGCTACAGCAAGCCTTAGACTACTCACCCTATAACTTAGGCCTATGGCACAAGCTAGCCGATGTGTCATCGCATGCCGGCAAGCACGAGCAGCGCGTGTATGCCGCCCAGCAATGTGTCAACATTTCTCCAGGCAAGGCCCATTTAGAATCTATTCTAGGCAGCAGCTTGGCCCACGCCGGGCAATATCAACAAGCACTGGCGGCTTATGATAGCGCCGCGCAATTAGACCCGGCCGATGCCAATATACAAGTACAGCGCGGCCATATATTAAAAACCTTAGGCCGGCGCGATGCGGCTATTGCCGCCTTTAGGCACAGTATTCAACTACGCACACAAAATGGCGTGGCCTACTGGGCACTGGCCGACTTTAAAAACTTTGATTTTAGCGCTGCTGACATAACCGCCATGCAAGCCATTGCCAGCGATGAAAGCGCGCCCGCCGAACACCGTTCGCAGGCAGGCTTTGCCCTAGCCAATGCCTTAGAGCGGCAAGGTGAATACCATGCTGCCTTTGAGTATTACCTGCAAGCCAACCACTTACGCCCCGACGCCTACTTTGATGCTGAGCAGTTTCAAAAACATTCCCAAGAAGGGCGCAAGTTATTTAACCATGAGTTATTACAGCCACCCTCAGGTTTCAGCCATGACGGCCCACGCCCTATTTTTATCGTAGGGTTGCCGCGTTCAGGCTCTACATTAATCGAGCAAATTTTAGCTAGCCACTCCGCCATAGAAGGCACTATGGAATTACCCAACTTACCACGGGTTATGGAAACACTGTATCAAGAAAGCTTGCCTAGCGGCCTAAGCATAGAAAACTTTATTAAAGCCATGCCAGCCGAACACCGAGCAGCCTATGGCAAAAAATATTTAGACGACACCGCCATTTTTAGAAAGGGCGCACCCTATTTTATAGACAAGCTACCCCCTAACTTTCGCTTAGTGGGCTTTATTCACCTCATCTTGCCTGAGGCGATTATTATTGATGCTAGACGCCATCCTTTGGATACAGGGCTGAGTGCCTTTAAACAACACTTTGCCGCCGGCCACGAGTTTAGTTATAA comes from the Dasania marina DSM 21967 genome and includes:
- a CDS encoding TIGR02647 family protein, whose product is MLYSPEIIAELNILAQFNLHSNQEGIKVHSSAGPDAIAATQRLFTKGLITQDDGGYLTSLGLTACEHTQNLLQILKPS
- a CDS encoding RNA polymerase sigma factor; its protein translation is MAVANQKQCMPQEANPTPSNNDQPAIALAVVYQLNSAHRRIDFCDLYRAQRDKLIGFLMAKGQNREDAEDISQAAFMRVKPLLDRGELNTPSAYLYQTASNLLVDQLRKKRLHRNFINGEYDKLAAVDSSELTDYCAPERILAAEKQLQALQQALSSLPINCSQALLWQRIKGYSYSEIAEAKKVSVSSIEKYIVQALKHCRMAVE
- a CDS encoding DUF808 domain-containing protein, yielding MAAASLLTLLDDIATLLDDIALMTKVATQKTAGVLGDDLAVNAEQLSGMRASRELPVVWAVAKGSLKNKCILVPAALLVSAVAAWLITPILMLGGAYLCYEGFEKICHGLQRKKHKLAQAQAANARLNKAEMLNYEQDKIKGAIRTDLVLSAEIIVIALGTVQDAGLAMQAVIISTVAIAITLGVYGLVAIIVKLDDAGFYLLQQQPRLKYLGHFLVKLSPLLMRILTIVGTAAMFLVGGSIIMHGLPALEHGLQAINSGLSDFLWPVLATALVNLLVGLVVGAITVTLFVAAQKIRGPGENKGAA
- a CDS encoding amino acid carrier protein; its protein translation is MQDFVDGLNAVIWSPALIYLCLGAGLFFSITTRFVQVRQLAEMARLLVTGHSSAKGISSFQALTVSLSGRVGTGNIAGVAAAIGFGGPGAVFWMWMVAFLGAATSYIECTLGQIYKEEFEGQYRGGPAYYIEKATGQTWYAWLFAIVTIIACGILMPGVQSNSIGNAVDIAFGAGQTFNSVLGELSVAKSLTGVLIVFMLGFIIFGGVKRIAHFTQFVVPFMALSYIILACTIIALNIEQLPAIFSMIMSDAFTPMAGVGAAIGWGVKRGVYSNEAGQGMGPHAGAAAEVRHPAQQGLVQAFAVYIDTLFVCSATAFMILITGAYNVHGPGDTFLVSNIAADIAANSPAYTQAAVESVLPGVGNPFVAMALFFFSFTTILAYYYIAETNVSYLQRHVKLKGLKLLLKLVVIASTLYGTVKTANLAWALGDVGVGLMAWLNITGIIIIFFIAKPAMKALKDYECQQKAKVKKYSFNPKALGIKNADFWQQRFNKESAEK
- a CDS encoding winged helix-turn-helix domain-containing protein yields the protein MTYSKTKTSFYRRLYIAHLIESGVATIPAITAHSGMPRRTAQDTVAALAEIDIHCEFVGANKSGHYQITDWGPINQRWLRNHLEMIKAALGY
- a CDS encoding tetratricopeptide repeat-containing sulfotransferase family protein, producing the protein MPASHHENALQLLGNQQYAEAEQLLRKHLQLNRDDHIALTLLGHSLIRQQRIEGAIAVFKQVCELKPQLADAHGNLGLALQQLQHFDEAITALKKAVALDDNYHEAWNTLGNILMHQGQQQAGSAALIRAEQCDPFAPQIAKIGQAMSAKDYPLAERGCREILQRHGHHPGAISILAQLATQQKQWLAAEQMLQQALDYSPYNLGLWHKLADVSSHAGKHEQRVYAAQQCVNISPGKAHLESILGSSLAHAGQYQQALAAYDSAAQLDPADANIQVQRGHILKTLGRRDAAIAAFRHSIQLRTQNGVAYWALADFKNFDFSAADITAMQAIASDESAPAEHRSQAGFALANALERQGEYHAAFEYYLQANHLRPDAYFDAEQFQKHSQEGRKLFNHELLQPPSGFSHDGPRPIFIVGLPRSGSTLIEQILASHSAIEGTMELPNLPRVMETLYQESLPSGLSIENFIKAMPAEHRAAYGKKYLDDTAIFRKGAPYFIDKLPPNFRLVGFIHLILPEAIIIDARRHPLDTGLSAFKQHFAAGHEFSYNLQNIGCYYNEYLNMMDHWDAVLPGKVYCQHYSEMVNNTEQSVRQLLAHCGVAFEQQCLDFHNNKRAVHTASSEQVRQPIYKSGLGHWQNFEPWLTPLIDSLGEKTLARF
- a CDS encoding sensor histidine kinase encodes the protein MTEDHTITTLNKSNIIIGTALGWAGIHIITMIVRSLKIGTTQIFTISPITVLVCLLLCYALKNGLSEKWAATLLLINISIPLLIFSYHSGGFKGPVIYLMSILPLMAFLLIDKKTGWLFCGLTISCFAFFAYLNFTGYPLPDPKIQGNALHVARAFSISFLVFLISWIGWLYQNTYQQFIQSIANKNSELIKKDEYKSHFISHMSHEFRTPLTAILGFSKQLLKIKKDQTNDREIEALKAIHRGGKNLLNMVNNTLDMAQIESGNLSCIKSSQNIAKLVNNAITDINILAENKQLSISIGNHLQSDTWVNADAMKIKQAFNNILANAIKYTQQGGIDITLSLYSLGDNDYVAIAIADTGVGIEADEIDDLFSRFVRLKKHAGSSIDGSGLGLSIANELVQLHDGHIEITSTVNKGSCFSIYLPVITNSTEQAC
- a CDS encoding response regulator translates to MLNILLVEDNKENQLLISWIIEDAGYSLDIADDAETGLAYMANKHYDLVLMDISLPGMNGKDAVKIIRKTPAYNAIPVIAITAHTLQNELDEINQCGFSAVQHKPVDEELLLSTIQEFTQAK